GTGTTGTCCGCGTTGCGGCTGATCATGTCGAGCCATGCCAGCGGGCGCCGCGCGAAATCCTCGGTCTTGAGGTAATCGGTCGAAACCTGATTCGCGACCGGCGACAGGAAACAGCCGACCAGCCCCATATCGTGATACCAGGGCAGCCAGCTGACGCAGCGGTCGCCATCGGTGACGTGCATGCCGTGGCTGTGCGCGGCGAGATTGTTGAGCAGCGCCTCATGCGTGATCGCCACGCCGTGCGGGAAGCGAGTCGAGCCGCTCGAATATTGCAGATAGGCGATATCGTCCCTGGTCGGACGCGGCAGTTCGGCCCGCGGCGCTTCGCGACCGCCGAATTCCTCCCAGTCGATTCCCTGGATGCCGAGCAGCTTGGCCGCTTCGCCCGCCATCGCCGAAAGTTCGGACGGATAGACGAGCATCTTCGGATCGCAGCTTTCGAGCTGGACGCGCAGCTGATCGATATAGCTCTGCGCGCCGCCGAAGCTGGTCGGCAGCGGCAGCGGCACCGGCCAGGCGCCGGCATAGACCACGCCGAAGAAAAGGCTGGCGAATTCCGGCCCGGTTTCCGCGATCAGCGCGATTCGGTCTTCCGGCTTCACGCCCGCGGCGATCATGCGATAGGCCTGATCCAGCGCGTCCTCGCGCAGCTGCGCATAGCTGTACGGCTGTTTCAGATTGCCGCGCGCATCATGAAAGTTCAGCCCGCGAACACCGCGCGCAGCATAATCCAGCGCCTCACCGAGTGTGTCGAAATCCGCCAAACGGCGCGGCAGCGTGTCGTCGTCGGTCGGCGTCGGCGCCGGTGCAGTCGATGCAGCCCTGGTGGCTTCAAGCGATCCCGTAACGTGCAATTCCATCCTATTCCCGTGCCCCTACCGTGGCAGGCCGAATTCCCCCACGCAGTGAACTACGCTCGGCTCTGCAACGCACTATCGTTCAAAATCAGATGGCAGTGTGGCACAATCATGGCGCATGCGTCGTCATCCCTCACAATCGCGTCCGCCGGCGCGTCCACTGGACCAGGCCGCGCTGGAACGGCTCGCGCTGCGCTATGTCGAGCGATATGCGACGACTCGGGCCAGGCTTACGGCCTATCTCGACCGAAAACTGCGTGAGCGCGGCTGGGCCGGAGAGGGCGAGGCCGATTCGCGCGCGCTTGCCGAAAGGATGGCGGAGCTCGGCTATGTCGATGATCGTGCCTTTGCCGAAGCGCGGGTCTCGGCGATGGGACGGCGTGGCCTTGGCGCGCGGCGCGTGACGCTGGCGCTGCGTCAGGCGGGGATCGAAAGCGACGATGCCGAAGCAATCACGCCGCAGGTCGAAGCCAATGCGGGGGAGGCGGCGCTGGCCTTTGCGCGCCGTCGACGAATCGGCCCCTTCGCCCAGGAAGAAGCCGATCGTGACCAGCGCGAACGGCAGCTCGCCGCCATGCTGCGCGCCGGACATGCGTTCGAACTCGCCAAAAAGATCGTCGCGATGGCTCCGGGAGACGATATCGAA
This genomic interval from Sphingosinithalassobacter tenebrarum contains the following:
- a CDS encoding regulatory protein RecX; translated protein: MRRHPSQSRPPARPLDQAALERLALRYVERYATTRARLTAYLDRKLRERGWAGEGEADSRALAERMAELGYVDDRAFAEARVSAMGRRGLGARRVTLALRQAGIESDDAEAITPQVEANAGEAALAFARRRRIGPFAQEEADRDQRERQLAAMLRAGHAFELAKKIVAMAPGDDIEAILAPD